ATTTTTCACTCAAAATGCAATTAGTGATTTAAATTCTTTTCCTAATGATCTAGGAATTTATACCCCAACTACAGCCAATAAAGCACCATCAAACTACGGTACTATTTTAGGACTAAGGTTTTCTAACGAAAGTGGATCTGATTGGAGAACTCAATTAGCATTTACAACAGAAAAAGATTTTTATTTCCGTCAATCAATCAATAATGCAGGAAATGTATGGACAGAATGGCTAAAAATATTTCATTCAGGAAATTTAAATAACAGTGATACCGATTTTCATGCAAATCACTTAATTGCAAAGGAATTAGCAATCTATAGTAATGATGATAATAGCGGATGGGGCACTTCACATATTTACTGGAAAGGTCATTCATTAATTATGGGATCTCCAAAAGGAGCATATGCACACAATAGCCTGATATTAAGACCTGGCGGAGCAACTAATGGCTATCTAGATAATACATTTGAAATAGATGTTGCCCATGGAATAGATAATTACGAAACTCGAATACGATTTTCAGCATCAGGCAATTCCTTTATTAATTCAGGAAATGTTGGAATAGGGACAAAGAATCCTCAAAACAAATTAGACGTAAATGGTACTATTCATTCAAAAGAAGTAAAAGTAGATATGTTCGGTTGGGATTGGCCAGATTATGTTTTTAAAAAAGAATACCACTTGCCAACTCTTTTAGAAGTTGAGAAACATATTAATGAAAAAGGTCATTTAGAAAATATACCAAGCGAAAAAGAAGTAATAAAAAATGGTCTAAATTTAGGTGAAATGGATGCTAAACTTCTTCAAAAAATTGAAGAACTAACATTATATGTCATAGATTTAAATAAAAAATTGGAAGAACAAAATGAAGAGCTAGAACTAATGAAAAAAGAACTAGCATGTAAAAAATAGAAAAAAAGACGATCAGCAACGATCGTCTTTTTTTCCTAATTCAAAATTTTAAAATATTATTTTTTTGCGTCTTTGTTTTCTTCAGATTTAGCTCCCATTCTGTTTACAGTGTACATTGGTGCGAACTTAATTTTCAAACCAGCAATTTTTCTGTTATCCTCAGCAGATAAACCTTCTTTTTCAACTGTATTTTTTCTGCTGTCTAAAGCTTCATACATTAATTTAATTTCATCCCAATCTTCTCTAGAATACTTATCTTTATTATTTTCTACAGTATGAACAAACTGCTGATAAACACTATGAATGTTTTGGGCATTAACCCAATTAAAACTCATATCATCACCAATTTTTCCTGCACCAAACAAAGCATCTCTTAACTGTTGTTTAGGACTAGGAGCTGGAGGGGCAAATTGGGCGGTAATTTCATTTTTAAATTCCTCGTACTTAATTTTGCTTGCATTTATTTTTTCTGTTGCGACAGCATTGTCTTTAATATCAGCCAACGCAGCTTGCGCTTCCTGAGATCTTCTATCATATTCTGCTTCTACACTTTTCCAATTGTCTTTTAAGTCAGCAGCTGCCACATTTTTAACAGAGTCAACATAGACTACATAGTTATCTACTGTTTTTTGAGCTCTTTCTTGTTTTTCATCTTTACATGATGTAAACCCTAATACTAATAAAGCAATTCCTGTAGCTATTTTGATATTTTTCATAATCTTGATTATTTAATTAATTGATTAATCAAATTTACTAAACACATATCTTAATAAATTACATTATTATCATGTTTTTAAAAGCAAAAACATCTTAAAACTATAAAACATAAAAAATAATGATAATATTGCAAAATAATTCAAAAAAGATATAACATTTTTCTCTTTTTTAAATGTAATATCCAAAAGCGTATTTACAAAAGAGCTTTTGTAACAAAAACCAATTCTCAACTACTTATCCTTTTATTGAAAAGTGTTTTGTACTTTTAAATCCAAAATTGTAAAACAAAATGGCTGAACCATTAATTAAAATAACCGACATCAAACGAAATTTTACTTTAGGAAATGAAATCGTTTATGTTTTAAAAGGAATAGATCTAGAAATACAAAAAGGCGAATATGTTGCTTTAATGGGGCCTTCCGGATCAGGAAAATCTACATTAATGAATTTATTAGGCTGTTTAGACACGCCAACTTCAGGTCGATATATTTTAAATGGAAAAGATGTTAGCAAAATGAAAGATGATGAACTGGCAGAAATTAGAAATAAAGAAATTGGTTTCGTTTTTCAGACTTTCAATCTTTTGCCAAGAACTACAGCTTTAGACAATGTTGCCTTACCAATGATTTATGCCGGCTACGGAAAATCTGAAAGAATTGCTCGTGCAACCGAAGTTTTAAAACAAGTTAATCTAGCTGATAGAATGGATCATCAGCCGAATCAGCTTTCTGGAGGACAACGCCAGCGTGTTGCTGTTGCCCGCGCTTTAGTCAACAAACCTTCGATTATTTTGGCCGATGAACCTACAGGAAATTTAGACAGTAAGACTTCTGTAGAAATAATGAAACTCTTTGGAGATATTCACGCACAAGGAAATACTGTCATTCTAGTAACTCACGAAGAAGACATTGCAGCTTATGCGCACAGAATTATCCGTTTGAGAGATGGTTTAATTGAAAGCGACACCACAAAATAATTTTAGATTTCTGATTTTAGATTTTTAGATTAAAAAAAAAACTTAGAACCTCAGAACCTTAGCATCTCAAAAAAAATGAAAGTATATACCAAAACAGGAGATAAAGGCACAACGGCTCTTTTTGGAGGAACGCGTGTACCAAAAGATCATATCAGAATTGACAGTTACGGAACCGTTGATGAATTGAATTCTTATATCGGATTAATTCGTGACCAGGAAATCGATTCTCATTATAAAACTATTTTGATCGAAATTCAGGATCGTCTTTTTACTGTTGGTGCCATTTTGGCAACACCGCAGGAAAAAGAAGTTTTAAAAAATGGCGAGCTTAGATTAAAAAATTTAGGAATAATTGATTCAGATATTGAGTTGTTAGAAAAAGAGATTGATAAAATGGACGAAAGTCTTCCGCCAATGACTCATTTTGTTTTGCCTGGCGGCCACCCAACTGTGTCACATTGTCATATTGCGCGATGTATTTGCCGTCGTGCAGAGCGTTTAGCTGTTCATTTAAGTCATAATGAGCACGTTCCTGAAATAGCAATCATGTACTTAAACCGACTTTCTGACTACCTTTTTGTCTTGGCACGAAAGTTGTCCTCAGACTTAAAAGCGGAGGAAGTGAAATGGATACCCAGAAAATGAATTTTCTGAAAATTCCAAATTTAAAAATTCCCAAATTCCAAAGGAAAAATTAAAAATATCAGGAATTTAAATCACATATTAAAATTCCAAAACTAGGCGCTATGACTGTCTTTTTTGGAGTTTGGAATTTAAAAATTGGAATTTAATAATCGACGTTCTTAAATTTTATTAAAATAAATCAAAATTTACTTGTCTTTTTCAGTAAAAAATTTATTTTTGCACAAACTAAACAGATAACAGATGTATTGGACATTAGAATTAGCATCTTATTTAAGTGATGCGCCATGGCCTGCTAACAAAGATGAACTTATAGACTACGCTATCAGAGCAGGTGCTCCATTAGAAGTAGTAGAAAACCTTCAATCAATCGAAGACGAAGGTGAGATATATGAATCAATGGAAGAAATTTGGCCTGATTATCCAACAGACGAAGATTATCTTTGGA
The Flavobacterium humidisoli DNA segment above includes these coding regions:
- a CDS encoding cob(I)yrinic acid a,c-diamide adenosyltransferase, translating into MKVYTKTGDKGTTALFGGTRVPKDHIRIDSYGTVDELNSYIGLIRDQEIDSHYKTILIEIQDRLFTVGAILATPQEKEVLKNGELRLKNLGIIDSDIELLEKEIDKMDESLPPMTHFVLPGGHPTVSHCHIARCICRRAERLAVHLSHNEHVPEIAIMYLNRLSDYLFVLARKLSSDLKAEEVKWIPRK
- a CDS encoding pyocin knob domain-containing protein; amino-acid sequence: MILFNGDLYSLDENNQKSILQFEHKKKDEKKTTFAFYKTNLILKKCMPHRLLTKKCVTAILLFSAIAAKAQFFTQNAISDLNSFPNDLGIYTPTTANKAPSNYGTILGLRFSNESGSDWRTQLAFTTEKDFYFRQSINNAGNVWTEWLKIFHSGNLNNSDTDFHANHLIAKELAIYSNDDNSGWGTSHIYWKGHSLIMGSPKGAYAHNSLILRPGGATNGYLDNTFEIDVAHGIDNYETRIRFSASGNSFINSGNVGIGTKNPQNKLDVNGTIHSKEVKVDMFGWDWPDYVFKKEYHLPTLLEVEKHINEKGHLENIPSEKEVIKNGLNLGEMDAKLLQKIEELTLYVIDLNKKLEEQNEELELMKKELACKK
- a CDS encoding DUF6565 domain-containing protein is translated as MKNIKIATGIALLVLGFTSCKDEKQERAQKTVDNYVVYVDSVKNVAAADLKDNWKSVEAEYDRRSQEAQAALADIKDNAVATEKINASKIKYEEFKNEITAQFAPPAPSPKQQLRDALFGAGKIGDDMSFNWVNAQNIHSVYQQFVHTVENNKDKYSREDWDEIKLMYEALDSRKNTVEKEGLSAEDNRKIAGLKIKFAPMYTVNRMGAKSEENKDAKK
- a CDS encoding ABC transporter ATP-binding protein, yielding MAEPLIKITDIKRNFTLGNEIVYVLKGIDLEIQKGEYVALMGPSGSGKSTLMNLLGCLDTPTSGRYILNGKDVSKMKDDELAEIRNKEIGFVFQTFNLLPRTTALDNVALPMIYAGYGKSERIARATEVLKQVNLADRMDHQPNQLSGGQRQRVAVARALVNKPSIILADEPTGNLDSKTSVEIMKLFGDIHAQGNTVILVTHEEDIAAYAHRIIRLRDGLIESDTTK
- a CDS encoding DUF2795 domain-containing protein, which codes for MYWTLELASYLSDAPWPANKDELIDYAIRAGAPLEVVENLQSIEDEGEIYESMEEIWPDYPTDEDYLWNEDEY